A region of the Alligator mississippiensis isolate rAllMis1 chromosome 5, rAllMis1, whole genome shotgun sequence genome:
CCCATTTGACAAAGGTCTAATATAAATATAGGGACTGAGGTGGGTTAAGAGGAAGTCATTGGGGTGGACTTCAGAGTTTGCTAATCTCATGTGAACAGCCTCTGATCTTCTGTAGGGGTATAAGGACTCAGAAGCAGAGGACGAATTTGCTGAACTCATACaacccacctcccacccccaaaacaaagcaaaacaaaacaaaaaaaccccaacccaaatCCCCAAACCTCCAGAATTTGTAAATGCCAGTTGACACTAGCCAGCATCTTCTCCATCAGGAAGGCTGAGTGTGAAACTctcacaaacagacttttagaaaccaattaacctgTGCCATTCCCTTGGACCATTGTTCGAATGCAATATTTACTCtatctacaagccaattcctaaaagcaaatctctaaatatcattttctagctatCAGTGGACACTGGCCAGGCTCTTTGAGCTCCTAAAGAAACTTGGACAAGGAAGAGATAAGACTCATTTTAAGCacttaattcttttctttttgtttaaaagaCACTGAAAGTTTACATGATGGTcttcaaagggcatgtctacaagtgcttTTACACGTGCCTAAACTTAACgtgcatttgcctaatgtgcattaaggtgatttagatgcgtgtctacacatgtatgtgctaaggcacattaacgtgGTGTATGGACCAATTTcggattaaagttagtcccaagtcagtcaacatacacagcGTCAATGCACTGtagtgcgtctacatgtgtgttaaggtgctttCGTTATTTGTGCATAAATTTCtcacctgcttttgcaggtatcagatttaagTGTGAATAGCCTAAAACCACCATTTTAATCGCACACTtgcttaatgcaccttaaatcaggctaaagCACCTTTAatcggcatgtgtagatgcacccaaggtaCCACATTTTGGACTGACTACACATCCAGGTATATGCTAAATGGCAAATGTTTAGAATGAATGGCAAGACAGTTATTTCCTACCTAGTCTATGACAGCAAAGATAATTAAACCTCCCAAACAAAGCAAGTGCTAAGGACTAATGCTGTTATAATCATGAGTTAATCTACCTATACCAAGTACCTGTCTGCCACTCATAACTATAGCAAGTGAGCTATTCATGACATTTATAATtacaatttataaatgtatttgccCTTTCTTGTGAGGGAGGGTAGTGCTATTATCCCAACTGTATAAATGGGGAGCTGAGGTACAGAGAAGGATAGGATTGCTCCATGCATGATCTTTTCAAAAGGTGGAGGCATCTGGGCAATGCCTACCCATTGTCTGGTGGTTTGAATACTTAACTGGGAACTAGGAAATGTAGGTTCAAGCCAACTCTGAATTAGAGAGACCTACAACCCAGGTTTCCTACTCTTTGTTAAATGTCCAAAACACTAGGCTCCCTGGTAGAAAGGTGGGAAAGCCTTCTTCCAGCATCTCACAGTTGCTATTCTTGGGCTTTGCCCAACTAAAATTGTAGGATTTACCCAGCCTTATGCACATAACTGGATGATCTCACTTCCCCATGCAACTGCGAACCAGAGTGCAGTCTTTCTGAGCACACTCAGTAGGCTAGCTGGTGCAACACTAAATCAGGAACTGTATGTAGGTGCCATAACATGCAGTACTCAGCACACAAAGTAAAGTATTAGTGAGCCTGAAGTGATTTGACAAAGGtcatagaacaggggtgggcaattatttgggctggggagccacttaacgagttttggtgagctattgagggcTGCACACATAAAATGAATGGTGTTTAGCACCAGCTATACTTAAAACTTGTTTTGGCATTTATAGTGTAAACTTTATGCTATATATACCACAACCATTTTTCCGCACagtattaccatatttccatACACAATTCCAGAAAAAAGTTCCCAAACTGCCGCATAAAATTACCAGTTTTCTAcataaaaaaatcacatttcctcACATTTCCAGAAAAAGTTCCCAAATTACCATACAACTGGGTGTATACCAGGATGCACTGAGTGCCCCATGTCTACTGGTACCTGGAGCACAATGCAGCTACTGCAGGCACCACGAGAGCAGTGAATCCGTGTGGGTGCAGTatgagcaggagggctgggggcagaaagcatgcagctccatggaggagcagTCTGCATCTGCCTGCTGCTCATCTAAGACCCCCATTAACCAGGGGAAAATGGGGAGGGAAGTGGACAGAGGCTACGTGCAGCAGGACTGCAGCTTATTTCCCTGTGGAACATTTCCCATTTACTTTGCCGGCCCTGTACATACACAAAAGGCCCCTGGGCACATGCTGctactctcctgctgctgcacatggcTGGTGAAGATGGTGCCTGgagtgctgctgccctgctgtgggcaagggaaggggtgaAATgttgggccctgctgccctccagcgATCAAGGGCAGGCatagcagccagcagggccacatgcagcagcagttcTCCATCTTTCATGTTGTTTCCACAATTAATCAAAATAACAACACTTATTAACATGCTAACAGACATGATACAGGTCTACCCAAAACTTATCCATGGCCTGGATAGAATCAATTGGCGGGTTGGAtaaggcccacaggctggattttgcccacccctgtcagaAAGGCAATTTTCATAAGAACAGAGAATGGAGCCCGGGTTTCCCAAATTCAAGGGCAGCATTCCAATTCTTGGACTATTGATTTTCCAAAAAGAGACAATATCATAAAGGAAAAGGCTGTCAAGTCAAAACAAACCTAAAGGAAAAGCTGACACATTTATTACTTTCAAATGACACTTAATGAAGTAATAGAAATGAGATAATTGCATCTTTAGGAATCATGACCTCTAGAAAGAGTAAGATCACTACAGGCAAGAGCAGAAGCTATTTCCATATGTATGGGTCTCCTGGTAAACTAGCCAGGCAACAAGAAAAGTTAAGTAAGGACCCTTCCCTGGGCATCTGCTGTTTACCTCTGATGCTCACTCACTCCACAGAAAACTGAGTGCACTCTGGGCAACCGTTAGAATTGCAATGCATCCTCTACCTGCAATACCCCCTCCAGCAATGCATTGCTCCTCCTTGCCCCTCCTACACAGGAGACTATGAAAGCACAGGAGATTTGAAAGACACCGTTCCTAAAAAATGGTAGTTGTATGCCTATCATTCATACCAGTTTAACTAAAATGGTTTAATATCACACCACTAGTGAAATCTGCACATCTTTCACATGGAAAAAGGGTCTTAATATGTAGCTCAGCTGTAAAAGAAATGTTTCAATGGCACTGATTAAACTTGGATGTATAATCCTTACCTTTAGAAGCCTTTCTACTCTAAAGGACTTTCCTGAGAGGGACATTTTTGAGAAGTGTGTGTTCCCTGCCACCCTAAATGGAGATGCTGCATAGTCAAAAAAGAATAATATGGCAAGGAATGGCTACAGGATTGTACATTACCTCTGGACTACTGGAAGCCAAGAAACAGTGCAGCAAAGAGTGCAAAAAGCCCAAATATTTTAAGCAAATATGGGAAAAAATTTGAAGAATCTTCTACAACTCGTGTTCTTATTGGCTTCAGTGTTCGGTCCCACTGGGTCAGGATGGCATTCCTGGCTTCAGCCCATTTCCCTGGTCCAGTCAGGCGATACTGATAGTTGGTGCATGGACCAAAGAAGATTTCCAGGGCCAGTTTTGGTTCCTTAAAGAACAGGGCCAGTAAATTGGGTTTTGAGCCAATGAAGGAGGCAAGTTCATCAACATAGACAAGGCAATCTGTTTTCAAAACCTCGTCGAAGGAGAAACCAAACCTTAAtgagtcagaaaagaaagaagagggatGTTACTGCCAGCTAATTAAATCCACATTGGGCTTTAGGGcagcccaaagctgtctccattatAGATATAGGGAATAGCTGCAGCACTGGTATCTGATTTCTGCTGCTTCCCATACTtctagtcaaaaagcctgaggctgaattgattcaatctccttgggttagtctaacctgcatagattgaactgataagcaaatgaatagacattcactttttagttcagaaatgcagccacatgcctgaagtggcccaggccaggagctcaggggtgctagagcatggctgtctACTTGACTGAAGCAggcagcttgagccaaggctaggtgcaaagtatcctgggatgctgagggactgtgagttaatttgaattgggaggggatctgggacagaagttcaataaaccgatttaatctaactcagttaagtctgatactacctccatccaggtttatcttaaactgtttttgaccatttttgaaagcagtttatgtgtattgaacttctgttgtgttacaaatttgaactcgTCTCTGATCACCTAtatcagtttatgtataatttctgtccctagcccagatgggAGTCAAGGCCCTTTGCATTATGCAAAGTTGGCTTACCAGtgaatttttttctgcttcttcttGGTGACCTCTTTCACCATGGTGGTCACTGGAGGCAACTGACAGAGGCCTAGGAAATAGAAAAGGGTTTCCCCTTTAAGGGTTTGCCTTCACTAAGACCTTCATGTGTGcggggggtttgtggggtgtccTGCATGATTTCTTGAGTTTATTTAACTGATGTGGCATGTGTAGTCCTATATAAAGGCAATATCAAACTGTATGTAACCTTATTGTACTTATGCTTGTATGTATCttagtatttgatataaatgtaattttgatATATATTTATACTATAGCTAATGTTGTTTTAGTGGGACAGTGATTAACTTAAATGATTCTCAGTTATTCACATTTAGTAGAGGTAATCTCTTAGAATTAGCATTTGACAGGGCTTTTTTGACTCATCAGCCTTGCCACCTGCCTACATGCTCTGAGGCATAGAAACGAGGCTACGACCAGACAATGGTGAATTtatgttttaaaagcaaaaactCTAACATGATGTAACATCTTGAAACAGAGAGACTGCATACTGGATTAGCAAATCTCCATGTCTGAAAGGATGCACTTATGCTCCTGGTCTTAATTAGGTCAAGAAAAATGTTTGCTCTAGCAAACAGGCACTTTTGGGAGGCAGGAAGTTACTGAGTCAGTGAGCCCCCTTTAGAGTCAAATAGGTAATGTGTGTCAATAGCCAGGCAACTGTATTTAAGCCGGCCTTGAGAGCAGACTTTGCCTTCAGTCTTCCTGGgcgtttttacatgtgctccgaaGGTAGtgcagcagcactttaattagagcagtccTAATTAATGTGTGGACattccaggggttaagagctccaggagtcatCTAAAATTATTGCGTAACAAGACCCTCTGATGTACATCATAAATGCTGTCACTCTTACTTTCAGAATGAAGTAGGGCCAGCACTCTTACCGTGGCTTCCtacctttttttaaaagcctttgaaCCCTATTCTTACTCCACTGATGAACTACAGTAGGACTTTCCAAGTGGAAAAAACAATGGTCCTGAATTCTCTTGAGACAATATATTTGAGCATCTTCAAGAAAATTATTGCATCTCACTCTGGGGTATTTTGCTTGTTTTATGCAAAGGATTCCATTGATTTCTAAAGAGTACAGTGGAGAAATCAAGTGTGGCACAACCTGATTTAGAAAGTCAATCAATAGGCATAATTCTTCTCCACAAAGAGAGCCCTGTGGAATCTGTATGACTGTGAGGTCATCTCTCTCTACCACGTGTCTGAAACacactttgtttcttttcctttttccagtaCATAAAAAGCACGCATCTAACCAACCTTCCTGCTATACCTACCCTTAAAGACCCGTGTAATCCAACGTGCTTGCATCTCCACAACAGGCATCACTGCACCAAAAGGCTTGATCAGGCCAACAATAGCAAGTGTGGGCTTCTCAAGATGAGggttaaatatatatttgtacaGAGATGCTTGTTTGTTTTCCACTTTCAGGACAGATTCCTccaggaaagggaaagagaatgtGTATCCTGTGGCAAAGACAATGATGTCAATGGGCTCCTCTTCAGAGCTGTTCTGAAACACAACTGAGTTTTCCTTGAACTCCTTTACTTTTGGTCTTATTGTGATTTTCCCTGTGATGATACGGCTTGGCAAGTCATCATTCAACACAGGCTCCCGCATCACTCTTCTGTAGGGAGACAAATAGGAGAGTCAAGGTGCCCCAGAGAACCCAAGGGAACATCTGCTACCACTACATGCTTCAACAGAGAGTTAGAGCATGACTGCTCATCTGCAGGTTACAGTGATGACCAATGTCATGTGACTTGGGATGGTGAAAGCAGTGCCCCATGTCTCATCCCATTTCAAACGAGACTCCAGAGGATTCCAATCTAATTCAAGCAGAAGTGTCAAAAGTACATCTCATGGAGTTGTATCATCTGAcctgctgtgctctctgctgcatgcagcatgtgctggtTCTGGCCCTGCACACAGCATGTGGCATGTATAGCACATTTGTGAGGTGGACACAGAGTGGGTTCAGTCTGGGGCATGTCCTGCATATAGCCCTTGCACTGACATGCTGACTCTGAGGCtggtctggattgggcccataaAGAGGCTGCCCAGCTTGGATCCAGTGCTCAGGGCTGGTCTGGCTTGGGCATTGTATGCGGCATACACCCTGGGTCAGTCCTGTGGCACCTTGTGCTAcactgggctggagctggtgcacaCTGCATGTAGCACCTGCACCAGATTGGCCCTCTGTGATGGATCCAGGACTGGTTCAGATCATGCCTGAAGACCGGGTCCCTATGCTGGTTCCAATGTACACAGCCAGGCTAGTGCAGGTGCTACATGTAGCTCATACCCCAGATGGCCCTGTATACTACATGCAGCGAGCAGGGCTGAAACCAGCTGCACATACTGCAAAAAAACATACAGAGTGTCCAGGATCCTGCACATGGAGCCAGTCTgtggacctgatctggcctgcagactagcTCCATGCTCCTCCTCCAGCCTGTTGTGCTGCGTGAGTCCAATACCCTTGACTTAAAGGAACCCACTCCTGTAGCCTGTTTGGTTCACACAGACATCACAGTCACCTGTCTTGTGTGCTCTCTGAGCCACCAAATTaattttacattcacttttcATAAAAACATCCCACTTTAATCTCCCAGCTGCACCTTAAGTTGCTGCAGGAGTGAAAACATAGCAGGCATACCTAGCTCTTTGCAACACGCTATTTAGAAATGCTTCTCATCTTCATGATGCAGGTGAGGAGATTAGCTTCTTCAGCTGGGCTATAAGGACCTTTTGAATAACATCCAGTGAGTGGATTTGCACTGGTTAGGGGGCAAGATCTTATTTACCTCAGTCCAGAGTGCACTTCCTTTCCATTCTCCAATGCAGAAACCAATTTAACATTACACTGAATAGAAATTCCTGAAGTACCTGTCCTGCGGAATCAGGCTGTAGTTTTCATGGTCAAACCACTGACTCATCTTGTTTGCAATCATCCACCCCAGGATGGGCCCTGGCAAAGAATTTCTGACCAGGTTCATGAAACGTGTTATGAACACCATGTCCCAGGGATAACCATTGTCAAAAACTCGACTCAGGGCCCATGCGCCTCGGTCAGTGCTGATCATCACCTAGAAGAGAAGGGAGCACCAACATTTTGGGACAGTGAGAGACTTTGCAAAAGACAAgaggagataagcaaataagGGCAGGCTTAGGCTCCAAGTATGAGGAGATATGCAGATAAGGAGAGGCTtaggctctccctgcctgcccgctTCTGCACCCCCATTCCCTGGTCCCTCTGGAAGGAGATAAGCATTGTaagaaataaattagtttttgataATGTGTGCTGTTCAAGTCACAAGAGTTACAGAGGTGGTGTCTGGAATCtaatgaggggtgtcttgaatctaaaaatttgagaaccactgctctagcagcTAAATTTCCTTCATAAAACTGATTCCAGAAAAAGGTTGTCTCCCTGACTTTGTAACATTAACAAATGTTTTTAGCATCTCTAAGAAGTGTGAGGGAAAAGTGCAGAGGGACAGAGAAAAAGCCATCTTCACCTGCTTGTCCCACCAGTCATTACCTCAGACCACAAACTGGActggggtgactggtgccaccttagtcaggaggggcacgtgcccccccccgtGACCAGTCTCACTGCCTGGGAGTGGTGGGGCCCCCCTGTGGCAGATCTCACTGCCTGGAAGGAGTCTTGTGGCGGCCGATCGatgcagccgcttctgggaggggctgcagccgcttctgggagcagctgcagtgattggctggcgcttgcaggggggggcaccggtgctcccacctgccccccccgcccatcacctaagtggttAGCACAGCcaatcagggggtgcactggagctctcagggggtgcacgtgcaccccataCGCATTGCCACAGCAGTGGAATGGCATACTTGGGTCCTTGTAAAGTAGTAGCAGCCCTAGGGGCTGATAGCATTTGCCATCACCTCATGGGTTTCTAGCAAAGCATTGTGAGTACTTAGATATTTTCCTAAGACTTTGAAATGTATCAAACTAGATTCTCTTGATAATTTCCTGTGTGCCACTGTGGCCTCTCAGGGCTTAATTACACGGAGGTGGCAGGGAGTCCTAGTACTGAGGGGCTTGAGTACACCCTGCCACCCTCTGTTCACTCCTGCCATAAGGCTTGTGGCTCTCAGCTTGTCCCTCTCTGCCTGCTCTTGTGGCCTTTATTGCCATTGTACCTGAAGGAGCCTCACTGGTGTATGTCTCCACTGGAAGCATGTCTTTAGGTTGGTAGAGAATATATGGGCAGGGTGCACCCAAACCCCTGGAAGCTGGGTCCTGGTGCCATTGCTGGCTGTAGATACATCCAACAATACTTCattgcccctcccctccaattGAAAAGCAGTTGAACAGACTACCTTTTCAGCCACATGGCTGGCCTCAACTGCAATATCGACTCCAGAATTCCCCATGCCAACCACTAGCACTCTCTTCCCCTGAAATACATCTGGATGCTTGTAAAATCGGCTGTGAAAATATGAGCCTTTAAACTTCTTAATTCCTGGAGAAGAAAGGGAGAAGATCACTTGTTGAATGGAtctaaagcatttttaaaaggtattgaATAGCAAGAAATCAGAGTCCAATGGGACATATCTTAGAGTCCACTGATGTTAATGACATTGTTTTCCTGACCAAGaggtaaaaaataataaaaacaacagaAGTGCAGCACTAGACA
Encoded here:
- the LOC109280174 gene encoding flavin-containing monooxygenase 1 isoform X2, which gives rise to MVKRVAIVGAGVTGLTSIKCCLEEGLEPTCFEKSDDFGGLWRFTEHIEDGKPSVYKSMVSNTCKEMSAFSDFPYPEDFPNYMANAKFFEYLKLYAKHFDLVKHIQFKTTVISIKKRSDFSTTGQWDVVTESNGKQGSSVFDAVMVCIGYLSESFLPLESFPGIKKFKGSYFHSRFYKHPDVFQGKRVLVVGMGNSGVDIAVEASHVAEKVMISTDRGAWALSRVFDNGYPWDMVFITRFMNLVRNSLPGPILGWMIANKMSQWFDHENYSLIPQDRRVMREPVLNDDLPSRIITGKITIRPKVKEFKENSVVFQNSSEEEPIDIIVFATGYTFSFPFLEESVLKVENKQASLYKYIFNPHLEKPTLAIVGLIKPFGAVMPVVEMQARWITRVFKGLCQLPPVTTMVKEVTKKKQKKIHWFGFSFDEVLKTDCLVYVDELASFIGSKPNLLALFFKEPKLALEIFFGPCTNYQYRLTGPGKWAEARNAILTQWDRTLKPIRTRVVEDSSNFFPYLLKIFGLFALFAALFLGFQ
- the LOC109280174 gene encoding flavin-containing monooxygenase 1 isoform X1 produces the protein MQETMVKRVAIVGAGVTGLTSIKCCLEEGLEPTCFEKSDDFGGLWRFTEHIEDGKPSVYKSMVSNTCKEMSAFSDFPYPEDFPNYMANAKFFEYLKLYAKHFDLVKHIQFKTTVISIKKRSDFSTTGQWDVVTESNGKQGSSVFDAVMVCIGYLSESFLPLESFPGIKKFKGSYFHSRFYKHPDVFQGKRVLVVGMGNSGVDIAVEASHVAEKVMISTDRGAWALSRVFDNGYPWDMVFITRFMNLVRNSLPGPILGWMIANKMSQWFDHENYSLIPQDRRVMREPVLNDDLPSRIITGKITIRPKVKEFKENSVVFQNSSEEEPIDIIVFATGYTFSFPFLEESVLKVENKQASLYKYIFNPHLEKPTLAIVGLIKPFGAVMPVVEMQARWITRVFKGLCQLPPVTTMVKEVTKKKQKKIHWFGFSFDEVLKTDCLVYVDELASFIGSKPNLLALFFKEPKLALEIFFGPCTNYQYRLTGPGKWAEARNAILTQWDRTLKPIRTRVVEDSSNFFPYLLKIFGLFALFAALFLGFQ